In a genomic window of Larus michahellis chromosome 3, bLarMic1.1, whole genome shotgun sequence:
- the IBTK gene encoding inhibitor of Bruton tyrosine kinase isoform X2, with amino-acid sequence MNSLMPDCTSKCRSLQHALDVISVVTRGSEGQIKAFLSSYCYNAATIKDAFGRNVIHLASSCGKKGVLDWLAETKGVDLLAKDKESGWTALHRSIFYGYIDCVLSLLKHGVSLYVQDKEGLSALDLVMKDRPIHVVFKKTDPTEVYTWGNNINFTLGHGGQQGKHHPELVDLFPRNGVYIKQVVLCKFHSVFLSHKGQVYTCGHGQGGRLGHGDEQTCLVPRLVEGLAGHQCSQIAAAKDHTVVLTEDGYVYTFGLNTFHQLGILPPPANCTVPRQVQAKNLKGRMVIGVAAGRFHTVLWTKEAVYTMGLNGGQLGYLLDPNGEKCITAPRQVSALHHKDISVSLVSASDGATVCVTERGDIYLLADYQCKKMASKQLNLKKVLVNGGYLEYKVDTQHLKENGGQKICILALDEAGRVFCWKSSNNSMKQCRWVYGRQVFMSDVALNRNEIMFVTQDGEAFTGKWLEEGKKVSEKKELVSSLQNSSCDVSCEHDANSVYERIRLQKLTFVHRAVSIATDPNGCNFAVLQSDPKTSLYEIPSVSLSSFGEDFGKLLDETDEMDSIHDVTFQIGTRTYPVHKYILAVRSEFFKKLFVSSDNQLDTPDVYRKDEDAVGCDLYVIEKVHPDLFAYLLQFIYTDTCDLLTHGYKPKILHKGKSEEYQDTLISNLSKMSFDENVNGKSAFEIYRNNQVQVINEKQKSKSKKGKVVGEEANLIKMLQSAARKFGLSNLSGRLDGVRLENGKINVVNKKNGNKPKLNQKKCSYLCDVTLKSLDGKEFPCHKCVLCARLDYFHSMLSSSWIEASCCSALEMPIHSDILQIIVDYLYTDEALAIKDSQNVEFICNVLVVADQLLISRLKEICEVAIAEKLTLKNAAELLEFSAMYNAEQLKLSCLQFIGLNMAALLEARTLDVLSDEVVKDLSVYYRKMIPAMVRRVITPYPDGPDISSFEPEEGENFVFLREEMNTEQNSQEALFKRAKTKAKKKPRKRSDSSGGYNLSDIIQSPASTGSVKLDKTNSVESLPELLTSDSEGSYAGVSSPRDLQSPDFTKGFHPEKTEMKDKACSQGMKPSQPNKELKLYKGSSALTQSVPQCIPSAKNSSASSPNWVATSFSPASPPAMDLRTIMEIEESMQKCGTMPKANSGMASHGIKLSQKQRKMIALAAKDNGSITSSTEPTTLITTPPPPTKVAKLGNAWSSSLHSALPKSFRDLVMEEEKCMGANNSSGTGIKRAGCKGTEDSSVQNTTSPWLSASPSSSPVIAPVMFSAIVEEELQQEAALIRSREKPLALIQIEECAIQDLLIHYEAFDNPDEFVTVERAPQGPIAAPMWNKH; translated from the exons ATGAATTCTCTCATGCCAGACTGCACTTCAAAGTGTCGATCTCTACAGCATGCTTTGGATGTTATTTCTGTGGTAACCAGAGGAAGTGAAGGCCAGATCAAGGCCTTTCTCTCTTCTTACTGCTACAATGCTGCAACTATAAAGGATGCCTTTGGTAGAAACGTTATACATCTTGCTTCATCTTGTGGCAAAAAAGGTGTGCTAGACTGGTTGGCTGAGACCAAAGGAGTAGATCTCTTGGCAAAAGACAAAGAGTCTGGATGGACAGCTTTGCACAGAAGTATATTCTATGGATACATTGATTGTGTTTTGTCATTACTGAAG CATGGCGTTAGTCTGTATGTTCAGGATAAAGAAGGCTTATCAGCCCTGGATCTTGTGATGAAGGATAGGCCAATCCATGTGGTCTTCAAGAAAACCG atcCCACTGAGGTCTACACCTGGGGAAACAATATAAATTTTACTTTGGGTCATGGTGGTCAACAGGGTAAACATCATCCTGAATTGGTGGACCTTTTTCCTCGGAATGGCGTGTATATCAAACAG GTGGTACTCTGCAAATTCCACTCTGTATTCCTTTCCCACAAAGGTCAAGTGTATACATGTGGGCATGGACAAGGAGGACGCTTGGGTCACGGTGATGAACAAACATGCCTG GTTCCAAGACTTGTGGAAGGCTTAGCTGGCCATCAGTGCTCCCAGATAGCTGCAGCTAAGGATCATACAGTTGTTTTAACAGAAGATGGATATGTTTACACATTTGGCTTAAATACTTTCCATCAATTGGgtattcttcctcctcctgctaaTTGCACTGTTCCTAGACAG GTTCAGGCAAAAAACCTGAAAGGTAGAATGGTGATTGGAGTGGCGGCAGGCAGATTCCATACAGTGCTATGGACTAAGGAAGCAGTGTATACCATGGGGCTGAATGGCGGCCAACTAG GTTATCTGCTGGATCCGAATGGAGAAAAATGTATAACTGCACCTCGCCAAGTTTCTGCTCTACATCATAAAGATATCTCTGTGTCCTTGGTCTCTGCAAGCGATGGTGCTACAGTATGCGTTACTGAAAGAGGAGATATTTATTTGCTTGCAGACTATCAGTGCAAAAAGATGGCTTCGAA ACAACTGAACCTTAAAAAAGTTCTTGTTAATGGTGGATATTTGGAATATAAGGTAGATACCCAGCATCTTAAAGAAAATGGGGGTCAGAAGATTTGCATTCTAGCACTGGATGAAGCTGGAAGA GTGTTTTGCTGGAAGTCATCTAACAACTCCATGAAGCAGTGTCGTTGGGTGTATGGCCGGCAAGTCTTCATGTCCGATGTTGCTTTAAATAGGAATGAAATAATGTTTGTCACACAGGATGGTGAAGCCTTTACAGGGAAGTGgctggaagaagggaagaaagtcTCAGAAAAGAAAG aaCTTGTATCAAGCCTTCAGAATTCTTCATGTGATGTGTCTTGTGAACATGATGCAAACAGCGTGTATGAAAGAATTCGACTTCAGAAGCTTACTTTTGTCCACCGAGCTGTTAGTATTGCCACCGATCCTAATGGCTGCAATTTTGCTGTTTTACAGTCAGATCCTAAAACAAG TCTCTATGAAATTCCAAGTGTGTCATTATCAAGTTTTGGAGAGGATTTTGGCAAACTGTTAGATGAAACAGATGAAATGGACAGCATCCATGATGTGACTTTTCAGATTGGCACAAGAACTTACCCTGTGCACAAATACATCTTGGCTGTACGCTCCGAATTCTTCAAGAAGCTGTTTGTTTCCAGTGACAACCAGCTAGACACTCCAGACGTCTACCGTAAAGATGAAGATGCTGTTGGATGTGATCTTTATGTAATAGAGAAAGTTCATCCAGATCTGTTTGCGTATCTTCTGCAGTTCATATACACTGATACTTGTGATCTTCTGACTCATGGTTACAAACCAAAAATCCTGCATAAAGGAAAATCGGAAGAATATCAAGATACTTTAATTTCTAACCTGAGCAAAATGAGTTTTGATGAAAATGTTAATGGAAAGTCTGCATTTGAGATTTATAGAAATAATCAAGTGCAAGttataaatgaaaaacagaagagcaaatcTAAAAAAGGCAAAGTTGTTGGTGAAGAAGCTAACCTCATAAAAATGTTGCAAAGTGCTGCAAGGAAGTTTGGACTCAGCAATTTAAGTGGCAG GTTGGATGGAGTCAGgttagaaaatggaaaaattaacgTTGTCAACAAGAAGAATGGGAACAAACCGAAGTTAAATCAGAAGAAATg TTCATACCTCTGCGATGTGACACTGAAGTCTTTAGATGGAAAGGAATTCCCATGTCATAAGTGTGTACTTTGTGCAAGACTTG ATTATTTTCACAGCATGTTAAGCAGCTCATGGATTGAG GCTTCCTGTTGTTCAGCTCTGGAAATGCCAATCCATTCTGACATACTGCAGATAATTGTAGATTACCTGTATACAGATGAAGCTCTTGCGATAAAAG ATTCTCAAAATGTGGAATTCATATGTAATGTTCTTGTGGTAGCAGATCAACTTCTTATATCCAGACTCAAAGAAATCTGTGAAGTAGCCATTGCAGAAAAAC ttaCTTTAAAGAATGCTGCCGAGCTGTTGGAGTTCTCAGCAATGTATAATGCTGAACAGTTAAAACTGTCCTGCTTGCAGTTCATAGGGCTCAATATGGCAGCTTTGCTTGAAGCAAG gactCTGGATGTCTTAAGTGATGAAGTTGTAAAGGATCTTTCTGTTTATTACAGGAAAATG ATTCCAGCTATGGTCAGGAGAGTAATTACTCCATATCCAGATGGACCTGATATAAGTTCTTTTGAGCCTGAGGAAGGAGAGAActttgtctttttaagggaagaaatgaATACAGAACAAAACTCTCA gGAAGCCCTTTTCAAAAGAGCAAAAACTAAGGCAAAAAAGAAACCACGAAAACGATCCGACAGCTCTGGAGGATACAATCTATCAGATATTATTCAGAGCCCAGCCTCTACAG GCTCAGTAAAACTGGATAAAACTAACTCTGTAGAATCACTTCCAGAACTCCTAACATCTGACTCTGAAGGTAGTTATGCAGGAGTGAGTAGCCCCAGAGACTTGCAGTCCCCTGACTTCACAAAAGGATTTCATCCAGAGAAGACTGAG aTGAAGGACAAAGCATGCAGTCAGGGTATGAAACCCTCTCAGCCTAACAAGGAGTTGAAGTTGTACAAGGGATCATCAGCACTGACGCAGTCTGTTCCACAGTGCATTCCCAGTGCTAAAAACAGTTCTGCAAGCTCTCCCAATTGGGTAGCAACCAGTTTCAG ccctgccagccctcctgctATGGATCTCAGAACCATCATGGAAATTGAAGAAAGTATGCAGAAATGTGGAACCATGCCAAAGGCAAATTCAGG AATGGCATCTCATGGAATCAAGCTTTctcagaagcaaaggaaaatgattgccctggcagcaaaggatAATGGGTCAATAACTAGCAGCACAGAGCCTACTACATTAATAACCACACCACCTCCACCTACAAAAGTTGCAAAACTAGGGAATGCATG gtcatCTTCATTGCATTCTGCTTTGCCAAAGTCATTCCGTGATCTTgtaatggaagaagaaaaatgcatggGTGCGAATAATTCATCTGGTACTGGTATCAAAAGAGCTGGATGTAAAGGAACTGAGGATTCATCAGTCCAAAACACCACAAG
- the IBTK gene encoding inhibitor of Bruton tyrosine kinase isoform X1, producing MNSLMPDCTSKCRSLQHALDVISVVTRGSEGQIKAFLSSYCYNAATIKDAFGRNVIHLASSCGKKGVLDWLAETKGVDLLAKDKESGWTALHRSIFYGYIDCVLSLLKHGVSLYVQDKEGLSALDLVMKDRPIHVVFKKTDPTEVYTWGNNINFTLGHGGQQGKHHPELVDLFPRNGVYIKQVVLCKFHSVFLSHKGQVYTCGHGQGGRLGHGDEQTCLVPRLVEGLAGHQCSQIAAAKDHTVVLTEDGYVYTFGLNTFHQLGILPPPANCTVPRQVQAKNLKGRMVIGVAAGRFHTVLWTKEAVYTMGLNGGQLGYLLDPNGEKCITAPRQVSALHHKDISVSLVSASDGATVCVTERGDIYLLADYQCKKMASKQLNLKKVLVNGGYLEYKVDTQHLKENGGQKICILALDEAGRVFCWKSSNNSMKQCRWVYGRQVFMSDVALNRNEIMFVTQDGEAFTGKWLEEGKKVSEKKELVSSLQNSSCDVSCEHDANSVYERIRLQKLTFVHRAVSIATDPNGCNFAVLQSDPKTSLYEIPSVSLSSFGEDFGKLLDETDEMDSIHDVTFQIGTRTYPVHKYILAVRSEFFKKLFVSSDNQLDTPDVYRKDEDAVGCDLYVIEKVHPDLFAYLLQFIYTDTCDLLTHGYKPKILHKGKSEEYQDTLISNLSKMSFDENVNGKSAFEIYRNNQVQVINEKQKSKSKKGKVVGEEANLIKMLQSAARKFGLSNLSGRLDGVRLENGKINVVNKKNGNKPKLNQKKCSYLCDVTLKSLDGKEFPCHKCVLCARLDYFHSMLSSSWIEASCCSALEMPIHSDILQIIVDYLYTDEALAIKDSQNVEFICNVLVVADQLLISRLKEICEVAIAEKLTLKNAAELLEFSAMYNAEQLKLSCLQFIGLNMAALLEARTLDVLSDEVVKDLSVYYRKMIPAMVRRVITPYPDGPDISSFEPEEGENFVFLREEMNTEQNSQEALFKRAKTKAKKKPRKRSDSSGGYNLSDIIQSPASTGSVKLDKTNSVESLPELLTSDSEGSYAGVSSPRDLQSPDFTKGFHPEKTEMKDKACSQGMKPSQPNKELKLYKGSSALTQSVPQCIPSAKNSSASSPNWVATSFSPASPPAMDLRTIMEIEESMQKCGTMPKANSGRMASHGIKLSQKQRKMIALAAKDNGSITSSTEPTTLITTPPPPTKVAKLGNAWSSSLHSALPKSFRDLVMEEEKCMGANNSSGTGIKRAGCKGTEDSSVQNTTSPWLSASPSSSPVIAPVMFSAIVEEELQQEAALIRSREKPLALIQIEECAIQDLLIHYEAFDNPDEFVTVERAPQGPIAAPMWNKH from the exons ATGAATTCTCTCATGCCAGACTGCACTTCAAAGTGTCGATCTCTACAGCATGCTTTGGATGTTATTTCTGTGGTAACCAGAGGAAGTGAAGGCCAGATCAAGGCCTTTCTCTCTTCTTACTGCTACAATGCTGCAACTATAAAGGATGCCTTTGGTAGAAACGTTATACATCTTGCTTCATCTTGTGGCAAAAAAGGTGTGCTAGACTGGTTGGCTGAGACCAAAGGAGTAGATCTCTTGGCAAAAGACAAAGAGTCTGGATGGACAGCTTTGCACAGAAGTATATTCTATGGATACATTGATTGTGTTTTGTCATTACTGAAG CATGGCGTTAGTCTGTATGTTCAGGATAAAGAAGGCTTATCAGCCCTGGATCTTGTGATGAAGGATAGGCCAATCCATGTGGTCTTCAAGAAAACCG atcCCACTGAGGTCTACACCTGGGGAAACAATATAAATTTTACTTTGGGTCATGGTGGTCAACAGGGTAAACATCATCCTGAATTGGTGGACCTTTTTCCTCGGAATGGCGTGTATATCAAACAG GTGGTACTCTGCAAATTCCACTCTGTATTCCTTTCCCACAAAGGTCAAGTGTATACATGTGGGCATGGACAAGGAGGACGCTTGGGTCACGGTGATGAACAAACATGCCTG GTTCCAAGACTTGTGGAAGGCTTAGCTGGCCATCAGTGCTCCCAGATAGCTGCAGCTAAGGATCATACAGTTGTTTTAACAGAAGATGGATATGTTTACACATTTGGCTTAAATACTTTCCATCAATTGGgtattcttcctcctcctgctaaTTGCACTGTTCCTAGACAG GTTCAGGCAAAAAACCTGAAAGGTAGAATGGTGATTGGAGTGGCGGCAGGCAGATTCCATACAGTGCTATGGACTAAGGAAGCAGTGTATACCATGGGGCTGAATGGCGGCCAACTAG GTTATCTGCTGGATCCGAATGGAGAAAAATGTATAACTGCACCTCGCCAAGTTTCTGCTCTACATCATAAAGATATCTCTGTGTCCTTGGTCTCTGCAAGCGATGGTGCTACAGTATGCGTTACTGAAAGAGGAGATATTTATTTGCTTGCAGACTATCAGTGCAAAAAGATGGCTTCGAA ACAACTGAACCTTAAAAAAGTTCTTGTTAATGGTGGATATTTGGAATATAAGGTAGATACCCAGCATCTTAAAGAAAATGGGGGTCAGAAGATTTGCATTCTAGCACTGGATGAAGCTGGAAGA GTGTTTTGCTGGAAGTCATCTAACAACTCCATGAAGCAGTGTCGTTGGGTGTATGGCCGGCAAGTCTTCATGTCCGATGTTGCTTTAAATAGGAATGAAATAATGTTTGTCACACAGGATGGTGAAGCCTTTACAGGGAAGTGgctggaagaagggaagaaagtcTCAGAAAAGAAAG aaCTTGTATCAAGCCTTCAGAATTCTTCATGTGATGTGTCTTGTGAACATGATGCAAACAGCGTGTATGAAAGAATTCGACTTCAGAAGCTTACTTTTGTCCACCGAGCTGTTAGTATTGCCACCGATCCTAATGGCTGCAATTTTGCTGTTTTACAGTCAGATCCTAAAACAAG TCTCTATGAAATTCCAAGTGTGTCATTATCAAGTTTTGGAGAGGATTTTGGCAAACTGTTAGATGAAACAGATGAAATGGACAGCATCCATGATGTGACTTTTCAGATTGGCACAAGAACTTACCCTGTGCACAAATACATCTTGGCTGTACGCTCCGAATTCTTCAAGAAGCTGTTTGTTTCCAGTGACAACCAGCTAGACACTCCAGACGTCTACCGTAAAGATGAAGATGCTGTTGGATGTGATCTTTATGTAATAGAGAAAGTTCATCCAGATCTGTTTGCGTATCTTCTGCAGTTCATATACACTGATACTTGTGATCTTCTGACTCATGGTTACAAACCAAAAATCCTGCATAAAGGAAAATCGGAAGAATATCAAGATACTTTAATTTCTAACCTGAGCAAAATGAGTTTTGATGAAAATGTTAATGGAAAGTCTGCATTTGAGATTTATAGAAATAATCAAGTGCAAGttataaatgaaaaacagaagagcaaatcTAAAAAAGGCAAAGTTGTTGGTGAAGAAGCTAACCTCATAAAAATGTTGCAAAGTGCTGCAAGGAAGTTTGGACTCAGCAATTTAAGTGGCAG GTTGGATGGAGTCAGgttagaaaatggaaaaattaacgTTGTCAACAAGAAGAATGGGAACAAACCGAAGTTAAATCAGAAGAAATg TTCATACCTCTGCGATGTGACACTGAAGTCTTTAGATGGAAAGGAATTCCCATGTCATAAGTGTGTACTTTGTGCAAGACTTG ATTATTTTCACAGCATGTTAAGCAGCTCATGGATTGAG GCTTCCTGTTGTTCAGCTCTGGAAATGCCAATCCATTCTGACATACTGCAGATAATTGTAGATTACCTGTATACAGATGAAGCTCTTGCGATAAAAG ATTCTCAAAATGTGGAATTCATATGTAATGTTCTTGTGGTAGCAGATCAACTTCTTATATCCAGACTCAAAGAAATCTGTGAAGTAGCCATTGCAGAAAAAC ttaCTTTAAAGAATGCTGCCGAGCTGTTGGAGTTCTCAGCAATGTATAATGCTGAACAGTTAAAACTGTCCTGCTTGCAGTTCATAGGGCTCAATATGGCAGCTTTGCTTGAAGCAAG gactCTGGATGTCTTAAGTGATGAAGTTGTAAAGGATCTTTCTGTTTATTACAGGAAAATG ATTCCAGCTATGGTCAGGAGAGTAATTACTCCATATCCAGATGGACCTGATATAAGTTCTTTTGAGCCTGAGGAAGGAGAGAActttgtctttttaagggaagaaatgaATACAGAACAAAACTCTCA gGAAGCCCTTTTCAAAAGAGCAAAAACTAAGGCAAAAAAGAAACCACGAAAACGATCCGACAGCTCTGGAGGATACAATCTATCAGATATTATTCAGAGCCCAGCCTCTACAG GCTCAGTAAAACTGGATAAAACTAACTCTGTAGAATCACTTCCAGAACTCCTAACATCTGACTCTGAAGGTAGTTATGCAGGAGTGAGTAGCCCCAGAGACTTGCAGTCCCCTGACTTCACAAAAGGATTTCATCCAGAGAAGACTGAG aTGAAGGACAAAGCATGCAGTCAGGGTATGAAACCCTCTCAGCCTAACAAGGAGTTGAAGTTGTACAAGGGATCATCAGCACTGACGCAGTCTGTTCCACAGTGCATTCCCAGTGCTAAAAACAGTTCTGCAAGCTCTCCCAATTGGGTAGCAACCAGTTTCAG ccctgccagccctcctgctATGGATCTCAGAACCATCATGGAAATTGAAGAAAGTATGCAGAAATGTGGAACCATGCCAAAGGCAAATTCAGG CAGAATGGCATCTCATGGAATCAAGCTTTctcagaagcaaaggaaaatgattgccctggcagcaaaggatAATGGGTCAATAACTAGCAGCACAGAGCCTACTACATTAATAACCACACCACCTCCACCTACAAAAGTTGCAAAACTAGGGAATGCATG gtcatCTTCATTGCATTCTGCTTTGCCAAAGTCATTCCGTGATCTTgtaatggaagaagaaaaatgcatggGTGCGAATAATTCATCTGGTACTGGTATCAAAAGAGCTGGATGTAAAGGAACTGAGGATTCATCAGTCCAAAACACCACAAG